The following coding sequences are from one Clostridioides difficile ATCC 9689 = DSM 1296 window:
- a CDS encoding C40 family peptidase: MKKKILIPVFASVMALSVSSIVNADEVNDSSQNKDDKTNTELNLGEYKEVKYKVAKIKDGVAIKIREEGQVQNIAYSGDEFTVLGTQGEWVKVKVEDGEGWLATRYVDISEGVGYTNADKVNLRKDKSESSEVIEELEKGSSLLVLEDNGDWLKVKDGETEGYVKSSYISDKAPVIEEPQVNPSIDQNVDSTNNNQQNNANTNQQNNNSNVPTANSNAVQAVLNLAYSKQGCPYVWGAEGPNTFDCSGFTQYVYRNAVGKNIPRTSKAQSKYGQTVSKANLQPGDLVFFTTNGSGSVSHVGIYVGGGNMIHSPSTGKTVSVTSINSSYYTARFVTAKRIL, translated from the coding sequence GTGAAGAAAAAGATATTAATACCAGTATTTGCATCAGTTATGGCATTATCAGTAAGTTCAATTGTAAATGCAGATGAAGTAAATGATTCATCTCAAAATAAGGATGATAAAACAAATACTGAATTAAATTTAGGTGAATATAAAGAAGTAAAATATAAAGTTGCAAAAATAAAAGATGGAGTAGCTATAAAGATAAGAGAAGAAGGTCAAGTTCAAAACATAGCTTATTCTGGAGATGAATTTACGGTTTTAGGAACTCAAGGAGAATGGGTTAAGGTTAAAGTTGAAGATGGCGAAGGTTGGTTAGCTACTAGATATGTAGATATATCTGAAGGTGTAGGATATACTAACGCTGATAAAGTAAACTTAAGAAAAGATAAGAGTGAAAGTTCAGAAGTAATTGAAGAGCTGGAAAAAGGAAGTTCTTTATTGGTTTTGGAAGATAATGGAGATTGGTTAAAAGTTAAAGATGGGGAAACAGAAGGATATGTAAAATCATCTTATATATCTGATAAAGCTCCTGTAATAGAAGAGCCACAAGTAAACCCAAGTATTGACCAAAATGTAGATTCTACAAATAATAATCAACAAAACAATGCAAATACTAATCAACAAAATAATAATTCAAATGTGCCAACAGCTAACTCTAATGCAGTTCAAGCTGTACTTAACTTGGCATATTCTAAGCAAGGTTGTCCATATGTTTGGGGAGCAGAAGGACCAAACACTTTTGACTGTTCTGGATTTACACAATATGTGTATAGAAATGCAGTAGGAAAGAATATACCAAGAACATCTAAAGCACAATCTAAATATGGACAAACTGTAAGTAAAGCAAATTTACAACCAGGAGACTTAGTATTCTTCACAACTAATGGTTCTGGTTCTGTTAGTCATGTTGGAATATATGTAGGTGGGGGTAATATGATACATTCACCATCAACAGGAAAAACAGTTAGTGTAACTAGTATAAATTCATCATACTATACAGCAAGATTTGTTACAGCAAAAAGAATATTATAA
- the pyrE gene encoding orotate phosphoribosyltransferase has translation MSKVDVVDILKKSDALLEGHFLLSSGKHSNRYVQCAKVLRFPEYAAEVLSTVVEQIKDLDIDLVVGPAMGGVIVSYELGRQLGKEAVFTERKDNTMELRRGFEVKKGAKIIIAEDVVTTGKSTMETKRVLEALGGEVVGVACIADRTNHDIGMPIYSAIKLDIQVYESDECPLCKEGKLPVVKPGSREFKELGM, from the coding sequence ATGAGTAAAGTAGATGTAGTGGATATATTAAAGAAAAGTGATGCATTGTTGGAGGGACATTTTTTATTATCTTCAGGAAAACACAGTAATAGATACGTACAATGTGCAAAAGTATTAAGATTTCCAGAATATGCTGCTGAGGTATTAAGTACAGTTGTTGAACAAATAAAAGACTTAGATATAGACTTAGTAGTAGGACCAGCTATGGGTGGAGTAATAGTTTCTTATGAGTTAGGAAGACAATTAGGAAAAGAAGCTGTATTTACTGAGAGAAAAGACAATACAATGGAGTTAAGAAGAGGATTTGAAGTTAAAAAAGGAGCAAAGATAATAATTGCTGAAGACGTTGTAACTACTGGTAAATCAACTATGGAGACAAAAAGAGTATTAGAAGCCTTAGGTGGAGAAGTTGTAGGTGTTGCATGTATAGCAGATAGAACTAATCATGATATAGGTATGCCTATATATAGTGCTATAAAACTTGATATTCAAGTTTATGAATCTGATGAGTGTCCTTTATGTAAGGAAGGAAAATTACCAGTTGTTAAGCCTGGAAGTAGGGAGTTCAAGGAATTAGGGATGTAA
- a CDS encoding dihydroorotate dehydrogenase electron transfer subunit, translated as MYKILENIYIGEDMYRMKVKGNFEGKMGQFYMLRAWDTYPVLSRPISIHDIDEEGITFLYKVVGEGTQILSNLKVNDNIKLEGPYGNGYAKVDGKVALVGGGIGVAPLYLVAKNIKNCDAYLGFREDVILEDEYKQVCNKVYTTVGNTFVTDIIDVEKYDYILTCGPTPMMEKLVKMVEGTKTRIMVSLENHMACGVGACLVCTCKTNGGNKKTCKDGPVFWGEDVIFNG; from the coding sequence ATGTATAAAATTCTGGAAAATATATATATAGGCGAAGATATGTATAGAATGAAAGTAAAAGGTAATTTTGAAGGTAAAATGGGACAATTCTATATGTTAAGAGCATGGGATACTTATCCAGTACTTTCAAGACCTATAAGTATACATGATATAGATGAAGAAGGGATAACTTTTCTTTATAAAGTAGTAGGAGAAGGAACTCAAATTTTGAGTAACCTAAAGGTAAATGATAATATAAAATTAGAAGGCCCTTATGGTAATGGATATGCTAAGGTTGATGGAAAGGTAGCTCTAGTAGGAGGAGGAATCGGTGTAGCTCCACTATATTTGGTTGCTAAAAATATAAAAAATTGTGATGCATATCTTGGGTTTAGAGAAGATGTTATATTAGAAGATGAATATAAACAAGTATGTAATAAAGTCTATACAACAGTAGGAAATACTTTTGTAACAGATATAATTGATGTTGAGAAATATGATTATATATTAACATGTGGTCCAACTCCAATGATGGAAAAATTAGTTAAGATGGTAGAAGGTACTAAAACGAGAATTATGGTATCTCTTGAAAACCATATGGCTTGTGGAGTAGGTGCCTGTTTAGTATGTACGTGTAAAACTAATGGAGGAAATAAAAAGACTTGTAAAGATGGTCCAGTGTTCTGGGGAGAGGACGTGATTTTTAATGGGTAA
- a CDS encoding ketopantoate reductase family protein — MKNQLNENHKKVVFFGVGAVGATFAEQFFNSKYDFKILCDNERKKRYLEEGFIINGKRYDFDYVTKDEYKQEADFIIIGLKYNNLKENIKELDGLVGKNTVIMSLLNGVDSEEIIGERFGIEKMVYSYVTNIDAKKINNNIIHTTNGIIVFGNKDNSEDRKTNIITEVFDDVNIEYTLSKDIQRDMWWKYMVNIGVNQTSAILGAPYGVFQSSEHLRELAKSAMREVVAIAQAKDISLTEDDVEHSLHRILEHSKEGRTSMLQDVEAHRLTEVDMFSKNICKLGKKYNIPTPINQTFFYMIKVIESRF; from the coding sequence ATGAAAAATCAATTAAATGAAAATCATAAAAAGGTTGTATTTTTTGGAGTAGGTGCTGTAGGAGCTACTTTTGCAGAACAATTTTTTAACTCTAAATATGATTTTAAAATTCTTTGTGATAATGAAAGAAAGAAAAGATATTTAGAAGAAGGATTTATAATAAATGGAAAAAGGTATGATTTTGATTATGTAACTAAAGATGAGTATAAACAAGAGGCTGATTTTATAATTATAGGTCTAAAATATAATAATTTAAAAGAAAATATAAAAGAATTAGATGGATTAGTTGGAAAAAATACAGTTATAATGTCTCTGCTAAATGGAGTTGATAGCGAAGAGATAATAGGAGAAAGATTTGGAATTGAAAAAATGGTATATTCATATGTTACCAATATAGATGCAAAGAAAATCAATAATAATATTATACACACTACTAATGGGATAATTGTATTTGGTAACAAAGATAATAGTGAAGATAGAAAAACTAATATAATAACCGAAGTCTTTGATGATGTAAATATAGAATATACTTTATCAAAAGATATTCAACGAGATATGTGGTGGAAGTACATGGTTAATATTGGTGTAAATCAAACTTCAGCTATACTTGGTGCACCTTATGGAGTTTTTCAGAGTTCTGAGCATTTAAGAGAATTAGCAAAATCTGCAATGAGGGAAGTTGTTGCTATAGCACAAGCAAAAGACATATCTCTTACAGAAGATGATGTGGAACATTCATTACATAGAATACTAGAACATTCAAAAGAAGGAAGAACATCAATGCTTCAAGATGTGGAAGCTCATAGACTTACAGAAGTAGATATGTTTTCTAAGAATATCTGCAAACTTGGAAAAAAATATAACATACCTACTCCTATAAATCAGACTTTCTTTTATATGATAAAAGTAATTGAAAGTAGATTTTAA
- the cls gene encoding cardiolipin synthase, which produces MGVIGTIFLFYLIISYLAGAIISVIILLENRDPAKTMSWLLMFIIFPGVGLMIYAISGRNIRKRKLFKTQKLANNIKEKKLFDTLEKITEIVELEKESIKQNKLLRDEEDGSYRKRVINMLLKTGMFPFTKNNKVDVFVDGNEKFKRLIEDIREAKDHIHLEYFIIKDSEIGRVLKEELIKKAKEGIKIRILYDDVGCWRFWFNRKFFREMREVGIEIAAFLPTKFPIIGGKLNYRNHRKIVVIDGIIGYTGGINIGDEYLGKNDKFGYWRDTHIRIKGISVYMLQMTFLIDWYYTTKEVLVTKNYFPSVGNVGESMIQVVASGPDSDWEDIHYAYFSAICQARKNVYIETPYFIPDESLLKAIKSAALSGVDVRIIFPKIADHKIVNIASYSYFEEILRAGGKVYLYNKGFIHSKVVIIDDKIASAGTANMDLRSFMLNFEVNAFIYDEEVIRVMTDDFFEDLSHCEELNLEVFKNRNIIQKIKESVARLFSPIL; this is translated from the coding sequence ATGGGAGTAATAGGAACAATATTTCTGTTCTATTTAATTATATCATATCTAGCTGGAGCCATAATTTCTGTGATTATATTACTTGAAAATAGAGACCCTGCAAAAACAATGTCTTGGCTATTGATGTTTATTATATTTCCAGGTGTAGGTTTAATGATATATGCTATTTCAGGTAGAAATATTAGAAAAAGAAAATTATTTAAGACTCAAAAACTAGCTAATAATATAAAAGAAAAGAAACTATTTGATACATTAGAAAAGATAACAGAAATAGTTGAATTAGAAAAAGAATCTATAAAACAAAATAAGCTTTTAAGAGATGAAGAGGATGGTAGTTATAGAAAAAGGGTAATAAATATGTTGTTAAAGACTGGTATGTTTCCCTTTACTAAAAATAATAAAGTGGATGTATTTGTAGATGGAAATGAAAAGTTTAAAAGACTTATAGAAGATATAAGAGAAGCTAAAGACCATATTCATTTAGAGTACTTTATCATCAAAGATAGTGAAATAGGTAGGGTGTTAAAAGAAGAACTTATAAAAAAGGCTAAAGAAGGCATTAAGATAAGAATTTTATATGATGATGTAGGATGCTGGAGATTTTGGTTTAATAGAAAATTTTTCCGAGAAATGAGGGAAGTAGGTATAGAAATTGCAGCATTTTTACCTACAAAATTTCCTATAATAGGAGGGAAATTAAACTATAGAAATCACAGAAAAATTGTTGTTATTGATGGAATAATTGGATATACAGGTGGAATAAATATAGGAGATGAATATTTAGGCAAAAATGATAAGTTTGGATATTGGAGAGATACTCATATTAGGATTAAGGGTATTTCTGTATACATGCTTCAAATGACATTTCTGATTGATTGGTATTATACAACAAAAGAAGTATTAGTGACTAAAAATTATTTCCCAAGTGTAGGGAATGTTGGTGAAAGTATGATACAAGTTGTTGCGAGTGGTCCAGACAGTGACTGGGAAGATATTCATTATGCTTATTTTTCTGCAATATGTCAGGCTAGAAAAAATGTTTATATAGAAACTCCATATTTTATTCCAGATGAAAGTCTACTAAAAGCTATAAAGAGTGCTGCTCTTAGTGGAGTTGATGTGAGAATAATATTTCCTAAAATTGCAGACCACAAGATAGTAAATATAGCATCTTATTCATATTTTGAAGAAATATTAAGAGCAGGTGGTAAAGTTTATTTATATAATAAAGGATTTATACATTCTAAAGTCGTAATAATAGATGATAAAATTGCTTCTGCAGGTACAGCTAATATGGATTTAAGAAGTTTTATGCTTAACTTTGAGGTAAATGCATTTATCTATGATGAAGAAGTTATTAGGGTAATGACAGATGATTTCTTTGAGGATTTAAGTCACTGTGAAGAACTTAATTTGGAGGTATTTAAGAATAGAAATATCATACAAAAAATCAAAGAATCTGTAGCAAGATTATTTTCACCAATATTATAA
- a CDS encoding YeiH family protein, whose product MLKKKSSLTLKTIREILPGLFVSVLVGYISIFISILIPKVGAASISIFLGMFVGNLFLNQKVFQKGYKFSETDLLSYSIVLLGATLSVSTLIDLKVSGILFIILQMTITIIAALYIGKKLGFEENFRFLMASGNAVCGSSAIGATVPVVNATDKEKGIAVTIVNVTGIFLMFLLPIISQFLYSHELVKTSAMIGGTLQSIGQVVASGAIVGENVKDLATIFKIVRVIFLVVVVLVFGHMKNQSNREILEEEKDEIKKKKVTIPWYVIGFFITCALFSMNIIPKEVSVLCKEISNKLEIIALAAIGLKVNVKDLVKQGKEVSLYGLFVGTVQVVSAVVLIKIFI is encoded by the coding sequence ATGTTAAAGAAAAAAAGCAGTTTGACATTAAAAACTATAAGGGAAATATTACCAGGACTGTTTGTATCAGTATTAGTAGGTTATATTAGTATATTTATTTCTATTTTAATTCCTAAGGTAGGGGCAGCATCAATTTCTATATTTTTAGGTATGTTTGTAGGAAACCTATTTTTAAATCAAAAGGTATTTCAAAAAGGTTATAAATTTTCAGAGACAGATTTGTTATCATATTCAATAGTACTATTAGGAGCAACACTCAGTGTATCTACTTTAATAGACTTAAAAGTTTCAGGAATTTTATTTATAATATTGCAAATGACAATAACAATAATAGCTGCACTTTATATAGGTAAAAAACTAGGATTTGAAGAAAACTTTAGATTTCTAATGGCAAGTGGAAATGCAGTATGTGGTTCTTCTGCAATAGGAGCAACAGTTCCAGTGGTTAATGCGACAGATAAAGAAAAGGGAATTGCAGTAACTATTGTAAATGTTACTGGTATATTTCTTATGTTTTTACTTCCAATAATATCTCAATTTTTATATAGCCATGAACTTGTAAAAACTTCAGCAATGATAGGTGGAACTTTGCAATCAATTGGTCAGGTTGTAGCAAGTGGAGCAATTGTTGGAGAAAATGTAAAAGATTTAGCTACTATTTTTAAGATAGTAAGAGTAATATTTCTAGTTGTTGTTGTATTAGTATTTGGACATATGAAAAATCAATCTAATAGGGAAATTCTTGAAGAAGAAAAGGATGAGATAAAAAAGAAAAAAGTGACTATACCATGGTATGTAATTGGATTCTTTATAACTTGTGCACTTTTTTCAATGAACATTATACCAAAAGAAGTATCTGTGTTGTGCAAAGAAATAAGTAACAAACTAGAAATAATAGCTTTAGCAGCAATTGGATTAAAGGTTAATGTAAAAGATTTAGTGAAACAAGGGAAAGAAGTTTCTTTATATGGTTTATTTGTAGGTACAGTACAAGTTGTATCAGCTGTAGTTTTAATAAAAATATTTATATAG
- the pyrB gene encoding aspartate carbamoyltransferase — MLKSRNLIQPEDFSIEEIDEILELAQKIIDNPSKYSRICEGKLLATLFYEPSTRTRLSFESAMNRLGGRVVGFSEPNSSSASKGETLGDTMRIVSGYVDIIAMRHPQSGAASEAARYTEVPFINAGDGKNQHPTQTLTDLLTIKSLKGTLESHTIGLCGDLKYGRTVHSLVKAMARYKNTKFVFIAPEELKMPDYIKEAIKGHAYYETNNLDDVIGSLDVLYMTRVQQERFEDKSEYERLKNYYILNKAKLEKASKDMLVMHPLPRVNEIDIDVDSDDRAVYFKQAKYGMYVRMALIIKLLGINED; from the coding sequence ATGTTAAAATCAAGAAATTTAATCCAACCAGAAGACTTTTCAATAGAAGAAATAGATGAAATATTAGAATTAGCTCAAAAAATAATTGACAATCCGTCAAAATATTCTCGTATATGTGAAGGAAAACTATTAGCTACATTATTTTATGAACCATCAACAAGAACAAGATTAAGCTTTGAATCTGCTATGAACAGATTAGGAGGACGTGTAGTAGGCTTTTCAGAGCCAAATTCATCCTCTGCATCAAAAGGTGAAACTCTAGGAGATACAATGAGGATAGTATCTGGTTATGTTGATATAATAGCTATGAGACATCCTCAATCAGGTGCAGCTTCAGAAGCAGCTAGATATACGGAAGTGCCATTTATAAATGCAGGAGACGGCAAGAACCAGCATCCAACTCAAACACTTACAGACTTACTTACTATAAAATCATTAAAAGGAACTTTAGAAAGCCATACAATAGGATTATGTGGTGATTTAAAATATGGAAGAACTGTGCATTCTTTGGTTAAGGCTATGGCAAGATATAAAAATACAAAGTTTGTATTTATAGCGCCTGAAGAGTTAAAAATGCCAGATTATATAAAAGAAGCTATAAAGGGACATGCATATTATGAAACTAATAATTTGGATGATGTTATAGGAAGCTTGGATGTTTTATATATGACTAGAGTTCAACAAGAAAGATTTGAAGATAAATCAGAGTATGAAAGACTTAAAAACTATTATATTTTAAATAAAGCTAAATTAGAAAAGGCATCTAAAGATATGTTAGTAATGCATCCATTACCAAGAGTAAATGAAATAGACATAGATGTAGATAGTGATGATAGAGCTGTATATTTTAAACAAGCTAAATATGGAATGTATGTTAGAATGGCTTTAATAATAAAACTTTTAGGTATAAATGAAGACTAA
- a CDS encoding DNA-3-methyladenine glycosylase family protein, with amino-acid sequence MNVYEKGNGVILERVTDFDPVHIFECGQCFRWHKQEDGSYTGVAKGRILNVKKENDKIYLNNTNLKEFNSIWYNYFDLGTDYTEIKNKLKNMDEYLNKATEFGWGIRILRQDGWEMLISFIISSNNRIPMIQRAIENLSRKFGKYIGEYEGNEYYAFPTPEELNKASQEEIRACQTGFRDKYIKSTTQAVIENNDEVSEYTNLSTEDCRKELLKFNGVGPKVCDCIALFGMQKYDSFPVDVWVKRVMQEFYIDEDMSLPKMRTYGIDKFKEMSGFAQQYLFYYARELGIGK; translated from the coding sequence ATGAATGTTTATGAAAAAGGTAATGGAGTTATACTAGAAAGAGTAACAGATTTTGACCCAGTACATATATTTGAGTGTGGTCAATGTTTTAGATGGCACAAACAAGAAGATGGCTCATACACTGGAGTTGCAAAGGGGAGAATATTAAATGTCAAAAAAGAGAATGATAAAATATATTTAAATAATACTAATTTAAAGGAGTTTAACAGCATTTGGTATAATTACTTTGATTTAGGAACTGATTATACAGAAATAAAGAATAAGCTAAAAAATATGGATGAATATTTAAATAAGGCTACTGAATTTGGATGGGGAATAAGAATATTAAGACAAGATGGATGGGAAATGCTTATATCATTTATAATTTCCTCTAATAATAGGATTCCTATGATACAAAGAGCGATAGAAAATTTATCAAGAAAGTTTGGTAAGTATATAGGTGAATATGAAGGTAATGAATACTATGCATTCCCAACACCAGAAGAACTAAATAAGGCCTCACAAGAGGAAATAAGAGCATGTCAAACAGGTTTTAGAGATAAGTACATAAAAAGTACTACACAGGCAGTTATAGAGAATAATGATGAGGTATCTGAATATACAAATTTAAGTACAGAGGATTGTAGAAAAGAGCTTTTAAAATTTAATGGAGTAGGACCAAAAGTATGTGATTGTATTGCATTATTTGGTATGCAAAAATATGATTCTTTTCCAGTTGATGTTTGGGTTAAGAGAGTTATGCAAGAATTTTATATAGATGAAGACATGAGTTTACCTAAAATGAGAACTTATGGAATCGATAAATTTAAAGAAATGTCTGGATTTGCTCAACAGTACTTATTTTACTATGCAAGAGAACTCGGTATAGGAAAATAA
- a CDS encoding dihydroorotate dehydrogenase, translating to MGNLSVKFGSVEFKNPVIMASGTFGFGKEYNEIYDIQKLGGISSKGLTLNKKPGNNGMRVHETPSGMMNSVGLENPGVQGFIDYELPFFSKLDLVRIANVGGGTLEDYLLGVQMLNDKPIDIIELNISCPNVKAGGMAFGIKNEVAREVVREVRNITKLPLVIKLSPNAEDIVGMAKVCEEEGADGVSLVNTFKAMAIDIKNRRPVFENVYAGLSGPAIKPIALRMVHEVCKNVNIPVMGMGGITKATDAIEFIMAGATCIQVGTANFMNPRIGIEIIDGINEFMDREGIKSLDEIRGII from the coding sequence ATGGGTAATTTAAGTGTGAAATTTGGAAGTGTAGAATTTAAAAATCCAGTAATAATGGCGTCTGGAACTTTTGGATTTGGAAAAGAATATAATGAGATTTATGATATACAAAAACTTGGTGGTATAAGTAGCAAGGGTCTTACTTTAAATAAAAAACCTGGTAACAATGGTATGAGAGTTCATGAGACACCATCCGGTATGATGAATAGTGTTGGGCTTGAAAACCCTGGAGTTCAAGGATTTATAGACTATGAATTACCTTTTTTTAGTAAACTAGACTTAGTCAGAATAGCTAATGTTGGAGGTGGGACATTAGAAGACTACTTATTAGGGGTTCAAATGTTAAATGACAAGCCTATAGACATTATTGAATTAAATATATCTTGCCCAAATGTCAAAGCTGGTGGAATGGCTTTTGGTATAAAAAATGAAGTGGCAAGAGAAGTTGTTCGTGAGGTAAGAAACATAACGAAACTGCCTTTAGTAATAAAATTATCACCCAATGCAGAAGATATTGTAGGAATGGCAAAAGTTTGTGAAGAAGAAGGTGCTGATGGAGTTTCATTAGTTAATACTTTTAAAGCAATGGCAATTGATATAAAAAATAGAAGACCAGTATTTGAAAATGTATATGCTGGGTTATCTGGACCAGCTATAAAACCTATAGCTTTGAGAATGGTACATGAAGTGTGTAAAAATGTAAATATACCTGTAATGGGAATGGGCGGAATAACTAAAGCCACAGATGCTATAGAGTTTATAATGGCAGGAGCTACTTGTATCCAAGTTGGAACTGCAAATTTTATGAATCCTAGAATAGGTATTGAAATAATAGATGGAATTAATGAATTTATGGATAGAGAAGGAATAAAAAGTTTAGACGAAATAAGAGGAATTATATAA
- a CDS encoding LysR family transcriptional regulator yields the protein MFEELKTFVAVVEYKNFTKAGEYLNLSQPSVSKHIKNLENYFKVVLINRSIKQKTIFITESGQILYKRAKEILNLLNITYHDVSQVSDAITGHLKIGASLTIGEYILPNFLALFSKKYPDIDVEVFIKNTSIVSSHVKDYILDIGLIEGTCSSPSFIQEYFFEDKMVLALPYKSHLLKDFSFDKLQNQKWIVREDGSGTRDYLDMFLSVKEIIPKSMMVFGSNYAVKESVRNNLGITIVSNLVTSLPVLNNELSVIELGSSYNRHFSYIFPKDITLSKAATIFIEELKIFSNLNSI from the coding sequence TTGTTTGAAGAATTAAAAACATTTGTAGCTGTTGTTGAATACAAAAACTTTACTAAAGCTGGGGAATATTTAAATCTATCACAACCAAGTGTAAGTAAACACATAAAAAATCTAGAAAATTATTTTAAAGTTGTGCTTATAAACAGGTCTATTAAACAAAAAACCATTTTTATAACAGAAAGTGGACAAATCTTGTACAAAAGAGCTAAAGAAATATTAAATCTTTTAAATATTACTTATCATGATGTAAGCCAAGTTTCAGATGCTATAACTGGTCACTTAAAGATTGGTGCAAGTTTAACTATTGGAGAGTATATTTTACCAAATTTTCTAGCATTATTTTCTAAAAAGTATCCTGACATAGATGTAGAAGTTTTTATAAAAAATACATCAATCGTATCTTCTCATGTTAAGGATTATATTTTAGACATTGGTCTTATTGAAGGCACTTGCTCTTCCCCTTCATTTATTCAAGAATATTTTTTTGAAGATAAGATGGTTTTAGCACTTCCATACAAGAGTCATTTATTAAAAGATTTTAGTTTTGATAAACTTCAAAACCAAAAATGGATAGTCAGGGAGGATGGTTCTGGAACCAGAGATTATTTAGATATGTTTTTAAGTGTTAAAGAAATTATTCCAAAAAGTATGATGGTTTTTGGAAGTAATTATGCTGTCAAAGAATCTGTTAGAAATAATTTAGGAATTACAATAGTCTCTAATCTAGTGACAAGCTTACCTGTTCTAAACAATGAGCTGTCTGTCATAGAGCTTGGAAGCAGCTACAACAGACATTTCTCATATATATTTCCAAAAGATATAACTTTATCAAAAGCAGCAACTATTTTCATTGAAGAGTTAAAAATATTTAGTAACTTAAATAGTATATAA
- a CDS encoding M56 family metallopeptidase, which translates to MSNFILNGIFRTVIVSSLSILMILIFKKNVFKRFSKKFNYYIWMIVVIKLFLPFTYYTFTINILRSKKHININNINLEGFNNVSTISNNIILYTWIITVVVYLIYTIFKYIKLKNLINDLSYDVDDGEIVNLYKNILEEFNITKDIKLKYSYEVETPAFFNSCVLLPPHEYKLKELDWIFRHELMHFKSRDLYLKYVILFLKTVYWFNPFIYIMDKHIDLDCELYCDERVLKNRNSDEKKDYALTILNAMRKGSNTSNKFIAGLHKQSDIKKRVMNMFNEKYKNGILMALTLCLLSSITFLKVNSTSIVNLNILPKYDMEKLHVFRGSVTLLEFTYADAPENVKKEHKRMYEAMGLIPKDSDKISFGVKYYDKLNNLLR; encoded by the coding sequence ATGTCTAACTTTATTCTAAATGGGATTTTTAGAACAGTTATAGTAAGTAGTCTAAGCATTCTTATGATATTGATTTTCAAGAAAAATGTATTTAAAAGATTTAGCAAAAAATTTAATTATTATATATGGATGATAGTTGTTATTAAATTATTTTTACCATTTACATATTATACTTTTACAATAAATATCTTGAGAAGTAAAAAACACATTAATATTAATAACATAAATTTAGAGGGATTTAATAATGTTTCAACTATAAGTAATAATATTATATTGTACACTTGGATTATAACTGTAGTAGTTTATTTAATTTACACTATATTTAAATATATAAAACTTAAAAATTTAATAAATGACTTATCTTATGATGTTGATGATGGAGAGATTGTAAATCTTTATAAAAATATATTAGAAGAATTTAATATAACAAAAGATATAAAACTCAAATACTCTTATGAAGTTGAAACACCAGCATTTTTTAATTCATGTGTGCTTTTGCCACCACATGAGTATAAATTGAAAGAGTTAGACTGGATTTTTAGACATGAGCTTATGCATTTTAAGAGTAGGGACCTTTATTTAAAATATGTAATCCTGTTTTTAAAAACAGTATATTGGTTTAATCCATTTATATATATAATGGATAAACATATAGATTTAGATTGTGAACTTTATTGTGATGAAAGAGTTTTAAAAAATCGAAATTCAGATGAAAAAAAGGATTATGCTTTAACAATTCTAAATGCAATGAGAAAAGGTTCAAATACTTCAAATAAATTTATAGCTGGACTCCATAAGCAATCTGATATTAAAAAGAGAGTTATGAATATGTTTAATGAAAAGTACAAGAATGGTATATTAATGGCATTAACTTTATGTTTATTATCTTCTATTACTTTTTTGAAGGTTAATTCAACGAGTATTGTTAATCTTAATATATTGCCTAAATATGATATGGAGAAGCTACATGTTTTTAGAGGAAGTGTTACACTTTTAGAATTTACATATGCAGATGCTCCTGAAAATGTTAAAAAAGAACATAAAAGAATGTATGAAGCAATGGGATTGATTCCTAAAGACTCTGATAAAATAAGCTTTGGTGTAAAATACTATGACAAGTTGAACAATTTATTAAGATAG